In Alkalihalobacillus sp. TS-13, the following are encoded in one genomic region:
- the era gene encoding GTPase Era produces the protein MGREGFKSGFVSIIGRPNVGKSTLLNHVLGQKIAIMSDKPQTTRNKIHGVYTTNEEQVVFIDTPGIHKPKHKLGDFMTKIAQETLNEVDIILFLINAEEGYGRGDQFILDRLQNVKSPIFLVINKIDKVHPDELLPIIEQYREKLDFAEIVPISALNGNNVNTLMEQITKYLEEGPQYYPEDQVTDHPERFVVAELIREKVLHLTHEEVPHSVAVVIDEMKRRKNGNMVDITATIVVERSSQKGILIGKQGGMLKKIGSLARQDIEHLLGSKVYLELWVKVQKDWRNRPFNLRDLGFSEDTY, from the coding sequence ATGGGTAGAGAAGGATTCAAGTCAGGATTCGTATCCATCATTGGACGTCCGAATGTTGGTAAATCGACGTTGTTGAACCATGTGCTTGGACAAAAGATCGCCATCATGAGTGACAAGCCTCAGACGACACGCAACAAAATCCATGGAGTCTATACAACGAATGAGGAACAGGTGGTTTTCATCGATACGCCTGGCATTCATAAACCGAAACATAAACTTGGTGACTTCATGACGAAAATTGCGCAAGAAACGTTGAATGAAGTTGACATCATCTTGTTTTTGATCAATGCCGAAGAAGGTTATGGACGTGGGGATCAGTTTATCCTTGATCGCCTGCAAAATGTGAAAAGTCCTATTTTCTTAGTGATCAATAAGATTGATAAAGTGCATCCTGATGAGTTGCTGCCGATCATCGAGCAATATCGTGAAAAGCTGGATTTTGCAGAAATTGTGCCTATTTCAGCGTTGAATGGCAACAATGTCAACACGTTGATGGAACAGATCACCAAATATCTTGAAGAAGGTCCACAATACTATCCTGAGGACCAGGTGACGGATCATCCGGAACGTTTTGTTGTCGCTGAACTGATTCGTGAAAAAGTGTTGCATCTAACGCACGAAGAAGTACCTCATTCCGTAGCTGTTGTCATTGATGAGATGAAACGCCGAAAGAATGGGAACATGGTCGATATCACTGCAACGATCGTTGTTGAGCGCTCTTCACAAAAAGGGATATTGATTGGAAAACAGGGCGGTATGCTGAAGAAAATCGGTTCGCTTGCGCGTCAAGATATCGAGCACCTCTTAGGTTCAAAAGTTTATTTGGAACTGTGGGTGAAAGTACAGAAGGATTGGCGGAACCGTCCGTTCAATTTGAGGGATCTCGGATTCAGTGAAGACACATACTGA
- a CDS encoding cytidine deaminase: protein MTKDELIQEAIEARKFAYTPYSKFQVGAALLTEDGKVYRGANIENAAYSLCNCAERTALFKAYSEGDKTFQAMAVVADTKRPVPPCGACRQVISELCSPTMPVFLTNLKGDTQELKVSELLPGAFSPEDLNG from the coding sequence TTGACAAAAGATGAATTGATACAAGAAGCAATTGAAGCAAGGAAGTTTGCATATACACCATATTCTAAATTCCAGGTCGGAGCAGCCTTGTTGACTGAGGATGGTAAGGTCTATCGTGGAGCTAACATTGAAAACGCTGCTTACAGTCTATGTAATTGTGCTGAACGGACAGCCTTGTTCAAGGCATACTCGGAAGGGGACAAGACGTTCCAGGCTATGGCAGTCGTCGCAGATACGAAACGTCCAGTTCCACCTTGTGGAGCATGCAGACAAGTGATCTCAGAGCTATGTTCACCTACTATGCCTGTTTTTCTGACCAATCTAAAAGGCGACACCCAAGAGCTGAAAGTCAGTGAATTACTGCCAGGCGCTTTCTCACCGGAGGATTTAAATGGGTAG